GACGTGTCGTCGCGCGGTGAGCCGTGGGGTGAGGTCGCCGACGGTTCCTTGTAGGCGTCGATGAACGTCGCGAACGAGCTGACGAGACGTTCGCGTTCGCCGGCGGGCAGAGCGGCGAGGGCGTCGTCGACGCGGTCGAGGTGACGTCCGACGCTGCGCTCGTAGAGCGCCGCGCCGTCGTCGCTCGCCTCGAAGAGCCAGGCGTGAGACCCGGATTCGCGGAATCGCCGGACGACGCCGGCCCGCACCGCAGCGTTGACCTGACGGTTCGCCGTTGACTGCTCGAGCTCAAGTTCGCACGCGATCTGCTTGAGCGTGCGCGGCGGGCCGTCGCCCGTCAGCAGCCACAGCAGGCGGCCCTCGGCGATGCGCAACTCGCTCGCCTGCTCCTCGGCGCGGCGCATGATGTCGAAGTGAGAGAGCAGGCGCGCCATGGTGCGGGCACGGTCGCCGTTGCCGTCGTCGGCGGCGGTGTCGATGTCGCTCGCCACGTCTGCCGCCATCCCGTCCCCCCCGCTTGTTGCTTCGTACAACTAAATGTAATCTCATCGGGTAGGTATGTAATTTACACAAACGGAGTGGTCACTTGTCCTCACCCACCGCGCCGACCGGGGCCGCCCCCGCGATGCGCTTCTCCCCGATGACGGTCGTCGCCGTCCTCTGCATCGGCAGCCTCAGCGGCGCGCTCATGCAGTCCCTCGTCATCCCGATCCAGCGCGAACTGCCGGAGCTGCTGCACACGTCCGCGAGCAACGCCTCCTGGGCGGTGACGGCGACGCTGCTCGCCGGCGCCGTGACGATGCCCGTCACCGGCCGCCTCGCCGACATGTACGGCAAGAAGCGAGTCCTGCTCGTATCGGCGACGCTGCTCGTCCTCGGTTCGGTCGTCGCGGCGCTGTCGAGCACCCTCGCGCCGTTCCTCGTCGGCCGCGCGCTGCAGGGCATGGCGATGGGCTACATCCCGGTCGCCATCAGTCTCGTGCGCGAGGTCGCTCCGCCCGCGCGTGCGACGGGCGCCGTCGCCGCCGTCAGCGCGACGCTCGGTGTCGGTGGTGCGCTTGGTCTGCCGCTCGCAGCGTGGATCGCGCAGGACTACTCGTGGCACGACCTGTTCTGGCTGTCCGCGGTGCTCGCCGCCGTCGTCGTCGTGCTGACGGCGTTCGTCGTGCCGCACATCCACGACGAGCACCCGGCGCACATCGACCCTGTCGGCATCATCGGTCTCGCCGTGGGTCTGGTCTCGGCGCTCGTCGGTGTCTCGAAGGGCTCCGAATGGGGGTGGGGCAGTGGGCGCACGATCGGCAGCATCGTCGCCGGTGTCATCGTGCTGCTCGTCTGGGGCGCGTACGAGCTGCGTCACCACGATCCGCTCGTCGACCTGCGCACCATGGCGCGCCGCCCGGTGTTGTTCACGAACCTCGCGGCCGTGCTCGTCGGATTCGGCATGATGGCGCAGTCCATCATCGTGCCGCAGCTGCTCGAGATGCCCGAGGCCACCGGGTACGGTCTCGGCCAGTCGATCCTGCACGCCGGGCTGTGGATGGCTCCCGCGGGCCTCATGATGATGGCGTTCGCGCCCGTCTCGAGCGCGCTCATCACGCACCGCGGTGCGCGGGTGACGCTCGCCACCGGTGCGCTCGTCATCAGCATCGGCTACGTCATCGCGCTGTTCCTCATGAACGCGCCGTGGCAGCTCATGGTCGCCTCGTGCGTCGCGTCGGCGGGTGTCGGCATCGGTTACGCCGCGATGCCGACGCTCATCCTCGACAACGTGCCGATGCACGAGGCCGGCGCCAGCGTCGGCGTCAACGGCCTGATGCGTTCGGTCGGCACGACCGTCGCCGGCGCCGTCATGGCCGCCGTGCTGACGAGCCGCACGACCGTCCTCGCGCCGGGGACGCCCGCCATCCCGACGGAGGGCGCGTTCAAGGTGTGCTTCATCATCGGGGCCTGCGCCGCCGTCGCGGGCGCCGCCATCGCGATGCTCGTCCCGCGACGTGTGCGCCCCGACGCCGAGGCCCAGCCGGCCGGCGTCGACCTCGCACCGGAGGGCGCCGTCGTCGCGGGCTGAACCCGTCGCTCACGGTGAGCTCGAACGTCGCCCGCGAAGGTGTCAGATCTGACGCGTTCGCGGGCGACGTTCGTCATGAATGGCTGACGTCGGATGCAGTACCCCGATGGCGCGACATGTCGCGTAAGTCGGGATGCTGTGACGCAAGAACGCCCCACTCGTGCGACGTGACGCACGAGTGGGGCGTTCTCAGGCCCCGAGGGTCAGTTGGGCGTACTTCGTCAGCCCGCGATCACTTCGGCGGTCCGACGCGCGCCCGAAGGGGCCGGGGCACATCCTCGCTTCGCTGCGGTGCACCCCGCCCCTTCGAGCTTCGTCAGCCCGCGATGCGGATCATCCGCTTGTTGCAGAACTCGTCGAACCCGTACGTGCCGAGCTCGCGCCCGAAACCGGAACGCTTGACGCCACCGAACGGCAGCTCCGACGAAGAACCGGGGGCCTCGTTGATCGACACCATGCCCGACTCGAGCCGATCGGCCACGCGCAGCGCGGCGTCGACGTCAGCCGAGTGCACCGACGCGCCGAGACCGAACAGCGTGTCGTTCGCGATGCGCACGGCCTCGTCCTCGTCGGCCGCCTTGTACATGACGGCGACGGGGCCGAAGATCTCCTCGCTCCACGCGCGCATCTGCGGCGTGACGCCGGCGAGCACCGTCGGCGTGACGTACGCGCCCGGACCGTCAGGACGCTTGCCACCGACGACCACCTCGGCGCCCGCGTCGACGGCGTCGTCGATCTGCGCCTGAATACCCTTCGCGGCGGCCTCCGTGACGAGCGGGCCGATGTTCGTCGACTCGTCGTGCGGGTCGCCCATCTTCAACCCGGCGACGGCCTCGGCGAACTTCGGCACGAACTTGTCGTACGTCTCGTCGCCGATGAGGATGAACCGCTTCGCCGCGTTGCACGCCTGGCCCGAGTTCTCGAAGCGGCCGAGGATGCCGTCCTCGACGGCCTTGTCGATGTCGGCGTCCGGCAGCACGATGAACGGGTCACTGCCGCCGAGCTCGAGCACGGCCTTCTTCAGGTTGCGCCCCGCATGCTCACCGACGGCCGAACCGGCACGCTCCGAACCCGTCAACGACACGCCCTGCACGCGCGGGTCGTCGATGAGCATCGCGATCTGCTCGTTCGTCGCGTAGAGGTTCTGATAGACATCCTTCGGCACCCCGGCGGCGTGATAGATCT
This region of Dermacoccus nishinomiyaensis genomic DNA includes:
- a CDS encoding MarR family winged helix-turn-helix transcriptional regulator, whose amino-acid sequence is MAADVASDIDTAADDGNGDRARTMARLLSHFDIMRRAEEQASELRIAEGRLLWLLTGDGPPRTLKQIACELELEQSTANRQVNAAVRAGVVRRFRESGSHAWLFEASDDGAALYERSVGRHLDRVDDALAALPAGERERLVSSFATFIDAYKEPSATSPHGSPRDDTS
- a CDS encoding MFS transporter, with the translated sequence MSSPTAPTGAAPAMRFSPMTVVAVLCIGSLSGALMQSLVIPIQRELPELLHTSASNASWAVTATLLAGAVTMPVTGRLADMYGKKRVLLVSATLLVLGSVVAALSSTLAPFLVGRALQGMAMGYIPVAISLVREVAPPARATGAVAAVSATLGVGGALGLPLAAWIAQDYSWHDLFWLSAVLAAVVVVLTAFVVPHIHDEHPAHIDPVGIIGLAVGLVSALVGVSKGSEWGWGSGRTIGSIVAGVIVLLVWGAYELRHHDPLVDLRTMARRPVLFTNLAAVLVGFGMMAQSIIVPQLLEMPEATGYGLGQSILHAGLWMAPAGLMMMAFAPVSSALITHRGARVTLATGALVISIGYVIALFLMNAPWQLMVASCVASAGVGIGYAAMPTLILDNVPMHEAGASVGVNGLMRSVGTTVAGAVMAAVLTSRTTVLAPGTPAIPTEGAFKVCFIIGACAAVAGAAIAMLVPRRVRPDAEAQPAGVDLAPEGAVVAG
- a CDS encoding NAD-dependent succinate-semialdehyde dehydrogenase, which encodes MSEAIYTVTNPATGEVEETFPTATDDEVMAALERAYAARERWRKVPLEEKIAIIERVAAEYDSRQEELARIIGDEMGKPYGDATGEVWLSGDIHAYNAKHAPEVLADEELDLGERDGRAYMRKEPVGVIVGVMPWNYPYYQVARFAAPNLLLGNVILLKHAPQCPRSAKVIEEIYHAAGVPKDVYQNLYATNEQIAMLIDDPRVQGVSLTGSERAGSAVGEHAGRNLKKAVLELGGSDPFIVLPDADIDKAVEDGILGRFENSGQACNAAKRFILIGDETYDKFVPKFAEAVAGLKMGDPHDESTNIGPLVTEAAAKGIQAQIDDAVDAGAEVVVGGKRPDGPGAYVTPTVLAGVTPQMRAWSEEIFGPVAVMYKAADEDEAVRIANDTLFGLGASVHSADVDAALRVADRLESGMVSINEAPGSSSELPFGGVKRSGFGRELGTYGFDEFCNKRMIRIAG